From Streptomonospora salina, the proteins below share one genomic window:
- a CDS encoding RibD family protein — protein sequence MPRPYTLLSCAMSLDGRIDDDGPERLRLSSPEDFDDVDELRAGCDAILVGAGTVRADDPRLLVRSPERRARRLAQGRTAGPVRVVLSESGGIDPSARVFTTGDGATLVYVDAGAHAAAERRFAEAGSGTELVAAGGLGAVLADLAARGVERLLVEGGTGVHTRFLTAGLADELRLAVAPFFVGQAEAPAFVGPGVFADGPDNPMRLAEARALGDMAILRYLPQTPEPRR from the coding sequence ATGCCACGCCCGTACACCCTGCTCAGCTGCGCGATGTCGCTCGACGGGCGCATCGACGACGACGGCCCCGAGCGGCTGCGGCTGTCCTCGCCGGAGGACTTCGACGACGTCGACGAGCTCCGGGCGGGCTGCGACGCCATCCTCGTGGGGGCGGGCACCGTCCGCGCCGACGACCCCCGGCTGCTCGTGCGCTCGCCGGAACGGCGCGCACGGCGGCTCGCCCAGGGGCGCACCGCCGGTCCGGTCCGCGTCGTCCTCAGCGAAAGCGGCGGAATCGATCCGTCCGCGCGCGTGTTCACCACCGGTGACGGTGCCACGCTGGTCTACGTCGACGCCGGCGCCCACGCCGCCGCCGAGCGGCGCTTCGCCGAAGCGGGGAGCGGCACGGAGCTCGTCGCGGCCGGCGGACTCGGCGCCGTCCTGGCCGACCTCGCCGCGCGCGGCGTCGAGCGGCTGCTGGTCGAAGGCGGCACCGGCGTGCACACCCGCTTTTTGACCGCCGGGCTCGCCGACGAGCTGCGGCTGGCCGTCGCGCCCTTCTTCGTCGGCCAGGCCGAAGCGCCCGCCTTCGTGGGACCGGGGGTCTTCGCCGACGGCCCCGACAACCCGATGCGGCTCGCCGAGGCGCGCGCCCTCGGCGACATGGCCATCCTGCGCTACCTGCCCCAGACTCCGGAGCCCCGCCGATGA
- a CDS encoding dCMP deaminase, producing the protein MNPSLSPTPTETGPRPGTGPDPTDADRYWLRAAVALSRRCPPSAAAFSVGAILVDAGGAVVADGYSRRDDPADHAEEAALRSLAPDDPRSASATLYSSLEPCAERTSRTSPCSDLILATAVPRVVIAWREPALFVDAEGVERLRRAGRTVVEDAALAEEAREVNAHLLA; encoded by the coding sequence ATGAACCCGTCCCTCTCGCCGACGCCGACCGAAACCGGCCCCAGACCGGGCACCGGCCCCGACCCCACCGACGCCGACCGCTACTGGCTGCGCGCAGCCGTCGCACTCTCCCGCCGGTGCCCGCCGTCGGCGGCCGCGTTCTCCGTCGGCGCGATCCTCGTGGACGCCGGGGGTGCGGTCGTCGCGGACGGCTATTCGCGGCGCGACGACCCCGCCGACCACGCCGAAGAGGCCGCGCTGCGCTCCCTGGCCCCCGACGACCCGCGGTCGGCCTCGGCGACCCTCTACAGCTCTCTGGAGCCCTGCGCGGAGCGGACCTCCCGCACGAGTCCGTGCAGCGACCTCATCCTGGCCACGGCCGTTCCGCGGGTGGTGATCGCCTGGCGCGAGCCCGCTCTGTTCGTCGACGCCGAGGGGGTGGAGCGACTGCGCCGCGCCGGCCGCACGGTCGTGGAGGACGCCGCCCTGGCCGAGGAGGCGCGGGAGGTCAACGCCCACCTCCTGGCCTGA